A window of Strix aluco isolate bStrAlu1 chromosome 2, bStrAlu1.hap1, whole genome shotgun sequence contains these coding sequences:
- the XK gene encoding endoplasmic reticulum membrane adapter protein XK: MKFPGSVLVSLVLFVAETAAALCLSGAYRAAGDRMWQWLTLLFALLPCALVQLSLVFIHRDVSRDRPLVLLLHLLQLGPLVRCVEVFYIYFRAGRVEEPYVSITKKRQMPKDGYSEEIEKEVGQAEGKLCTHRSAFSRASVIQAFLGSAPQLTLQLYICVLQQEITAARSIFMVLSLLSIVYGALRCNILAIKIKYDDYDVSVKPAAYLCIFMWRSFEIATRVTVLVLFSSVLQIWTLPVVLVNFFGFFFYPWILFWQSKSPFPENIEKALSRVGTTIVLCLLTFLYAGINMFCWSAVQVKLNDPDLINKSQNWYRLTVYYMLRFIENAFLLLMWYIYKTDIYLYVCAPLLVLQLLIGYCMAVLFMLVFYQFCHPCKKLFSSSISEGLLSCFKFLCFICKPPKSTVLTDKAEVKSPENADEAWSSSKTIDSQKGNPHQSVSSNA, from the exons ATGAAATTCCCGGGCTCCGTCCTCGTCTCCCTCGTCCTCTTCGTGGCCGAGACGGCGGCCGCGCTGTGCCTGAGCGGGGCGTACCGCGCGGCGGGGGACCGCATGTGGCAGTGGCTGACGCTGCTCTTCGCCCTCCTGCCCTGCGCGCTGGTGCAGCTCAGCCTGGTCTTCATCCACCGCGACGTGAGCCGCGACCGCccgctggtgctgctgctgcatctccTCCAGCTGGGGCCCCTCGTCAG GTGTGTGGAAGTCTTTTACATTTACTTCCGTGCTGGCAGAGTTGAAGAGCCCTATGTCAGCATCACGAAGAAGAGGCAGATGCCCAAGGATGGGTACTCGGAAGAAATTGAGAAGGAAGTGGGCCAGGCTGAAGGCAAGCTGTGTACACACAGGTCTGCGTTCAGCAGGGCATCTGTGATCCAGGCGTTCCTTGGCTCAGCACCCCAGCTCACGCTCCAGCTCTACATCTGTGTCCTGCAGCAGGAGATCACAGCTGCCAGAA GTATTTTTATGGTCCTTTCTCTCCTGTCGATTGTATATGGCGCCTTACGCTGCAACATCCTGGCTATTAAGATTAAGTATGATGATTATGATGTCAGTGTGAAACCAGCCGCCTATCTCTGCATATTTATGTGGAGAAGCTTTGAGATTGCTACTCGGGTTACAGTGTTGGTCCTTTTCAGTTCTGTCCTTCAAATCTGGACTCTCCCCGTTGTGCTAGtgaatttctttggttttttctTCTACCCTTGGATTCTCTTCTGGCAAAGCAAGTCCCCATTTCCTGAGAACATAGAGAAGGCGTTGAGCAGGGTTGGCACTACCATCGTCTTGTGCCTTCTCACCTTCCTGTATGCTGGCATTAACATGTTCTGCTGGTCAGCAGTGCAGGTGAAGCTCAATGATCCTGACTTAATTAACAAATCCCAAAATTGGTACCGACTGACTGTGTATTACATGCTGCGGTTCATCGAGAATGCATTCCTCCTGCTGATGTGGTACATCTATAAAACCGATATCTACCTGTATGTCTGCGCCCCGCTGTTGGTCTTGCAACTCCTGATAGGTTACTGCATGGCTGTCCTCTTCATGTTGGTGTTCTACCAGTTCTGCCACCCGTGCAAAAAGCTTTTCTCATCCAGCATTTCCGAAGGTTTGCTGTCCTGTTTCAAGTTCCTCTGCTTTATTTGCAAGCCTCCCAAATCGACTGTACTGACGGACAAGGCAGAGGTGAAATCTCCTGAAAATGCTGACGAAGCATGGAGCAGTAGCAAGACAATAGATTCTCAAAAGGGGAATCCTCATCAAAGTGTTTCTTCCAATGCCTAG